The following are encoded together in the Peromyscus maniculatus bairdii isolate BWxNUB_F1_BW_parent chromosome 22, HU_Pman_BW_mat_3.1, whole genome shotgun sequence genome:
- the Pram1 gene encoding PML-RARA-regulated adapter molecule 1 isoform X7 has product MRPQGSNQDFRNLQAKFQASQQEPGEPSRKTLKPEFNKLPKKFPQTELSEKASQSELSTVSLKPLQLRFADLPKKTSQSEVLRKLSQSEFTDLLKKPLQSELKDLPRKPLHPEFTGLKKPSEAEFTDSKKPPQPQFASLPKPPQPEFTNLPKKLPKPEFGELTNKSPQLEVPQEPSVPAQKPLKPELSNPARPPVELKPITFPKKFWQPEPSEAPLKSLPSESSTFPKKPLQPQAAGFSRKSLTQSSQIPPTSLSKPGTSEFHPHSPQSDISTFPKMSLQSEFNENFKKPPHPQATGCPKYPQQPMSYEVPQTPPWKPESYNLPSYSPQSDFHAFSKKHPQLQLSDLTRTSSEPEVRKAPKKPQHPDLKVLPKKPSQLELGHLPRTSSEPEFSSLPRKFLKPQHGKFFQPDFPKGLPRKPKLPGSVSECSLPSAFAGSSPQFPLSPGYGVPGTPRWRSEDLQVQQLPRRRPLPSASSLGSPPVKPPLPPVPINIQSFRRGSATAIAVLKTGSSVTHFPSPKPQHISQNPDEIYELYDAVEATGDSSLSPRGRDEVQSTQQTTRWPQQNTEFRKNATQPQQLPLTDPKLLKQIRKAEKAEREFRKKFKFEGEIVIHTKMMIDPNAKTRRGGGKHLGIRRGEILEVIEFTNKDEMLCRDPKGKYGYVPRIALLPLETEVYDDVSFWDPLDTQPFPQGQ; this is encoded by the exons GGAAGCAATCAGGACTTCCGAAATCTCCAAGCTAAGTTCCAGGCTTCTCAGCAAGAGCCTGGAGAACCGTCCAGAAAAACCCTAAAACCTGAGTTCAACAAACTCCCGAAGAAGTTTCCGCAGACTGAATTAAGTGAGAAGGCCTCACAATCTGAGCTCAGTACAGTGTCCTTAAAACCCCTGCAGCTACGGTTTGCAGACCTCCCCAAGAAGACTTCGCAGTCAGAGGTTCTCAGAAAGTTGTCGCAGTCTGAGTTCACTGATCTACTCAAGAAGCCCCTACAATCTGAGCTCAAAGATCTTCCAAGGAAGCCTCTACATCCAGAGTTCACTGGTCTCAAGAAGCCCTCAGAGGCTGAGTTCACAGATTCCAAGAAGCCCCCACAGCCCCAGTTTGCCAGCCTCCCCAAACCCCCACAGCCTGAGTTCACTAATCTCCCCAAGAAGCTTCCCAAACCTGAGTTTGGCGAGCTCACCAATAAGTCTCCACAGCTTGAGGTGCCCCAGGAGCCTAGTGTACCTGCCCAGAAGCCCCTGAAACCTGAGCTCAGCAATCCTGCCAGGCCCCCAGTAGAGCTCAAACCTATTACATTCCCCAAGAAGTTCTGGCAGCCTGAGCCCAGTGAGGCCCCTCTGAAGTCCTTGCCATCTGAGTCCAGTACTTTTCCCAAGAAGCCACTGCAGCCTCAGGCTGCTGGTTTCTCTAGGAAGTCCCTGACACAGTCCAGCCAAATTCCTCCGACATCCCTCTCCAAGCCTGGGACCAGTGAGtttcacccccactccccacagtCTGACATCAGTACCTTTCCCAAGATGTCTCTGCAGTCTGAGTTCAATGAGAACTTCAAGAAGCCTCCACATCCTCAGGCCACTGGTTGCCCAAAGTATCCACAGCAGCCCATGTCCTATGAGGTCCCCCAGACACCCCCCTGGAAGCCTGAGTCATACAATCTCCCATCTTACTCCCCACAGTCAGACTTCCATGCATTTTCCAAAAAACATCCACAGCTCCAGCTAAGTGACCTTACCAGGACATCCTCAGAGCCTGAAGTCCGAAAAGCCCCTAAGAAGCCTCAGCACCCAGACCTCAAAGTGCTTCCTAAAAAGCCCTCACAGCTGGAACTGGGTCATCTCCCTAGAACATCCTCAGAGCCTGAGTTCAGCTCACTCCCCAGGAAGTTTCTGAAGCCTCAACATGGCAAGTTCTTCCAGCCTGACTTTCCCAAGGGTCTGCCCAGAAAGCCCAAGCTTCCTGGTTCAGTATCGGAGtgctctctgccctctgcctttgcGGGCTCCAGCCCCCAGTTCCCCCTCAGCCCTGGTTATGGAGTCCCTGGGACACCCCGCTGGAGATCAGAAGACTTGCAAGTCCAGCAACTGCCCCGGAGGCGGCCTCTGCCCTCAGCCAGCAGCCTGGGATCCCCTCCAGTCAAGCCCCCATTACCGCCTGTTCCCATCAATATCCAAAGCTTCCGGAGAGGCTCAGCAACAGCCATAG CTGTACTGAAGACCGGCTCTTCTGTGACCCACTTCCCATCCCCAAAACCTCAACATATCTCACA GAACCCGGACGAGATCTATGAACTGTATGATGCTGTAGAGGCCACAGGCGACTCTAGTCTCAGCCCCAGAGGCAGAG ATGAAGTGCAGTCTACCCAGCAAACCACCAGATGGCCTCAGCAGAACACAGAGTTCAG GAAGAATGCCACTCAGCCACAGCAGCTGCCACTCACAGACCCCAAGTTGCTGAAACAgatcaggaaggcagagaaagctgAAAGAGAGTTTAGAAAGAAGTTCAAG TTTGAAGGTGAGATCGTGATTCACACAAAGATGATGATTGATCCCAATGCCAAGACCCGGCGTGGTGGTGGTAAGCACCTGGGCATCCGGCGTGGAGAAATCCTGGAGGTGATCGAGTTTACTAACAAGGATGAGATGCTGTGCCGGGACCCCAAGGGCAAGT ATGGCTATGTACCCAGGATTGCACTGTTGCCCTT GGAAACAGAAGTATATGATGACGTCAGCTTCTGGG ACCCTCTGGACACCCAACCGTTTCCTCAGGGACAGTAA
- the Pram1 gene encoding PML-RARA-regulated adapter molecule 1 isoform X1 — protein MRPQGSNQDFRNLQAKFQASQQEPGEPSRKTLKPEFNKLPKKFPQTELSEKASQSELSTVSLKPLQLRFADLPKKTSQSEVLRKLSQSEFTDLLKKPLQSELKDLPRKPLHPEFTGLKKPSEAEFTDSKKPPQPQFASLPKPPQPEFTNLPKKLPKPEFGELTNKSPQLEVPQEPSVPAQKPLKPELSNPARPPVELKPITFPKKFWQPEPSEAPLKSLPSESSTFPKKPLQPQAAGFSRKSLTQSSQIPPTSLSKPGTSEFHPHSPQSDISTFPKMSLQSEFNENFKKPPHPQATGCPKYPQQPMSYEVPQTPPWKPESYNLPSYSPQSDFHAFSKKHPQLQLSDLTRTSSEPEVRKAPKKPQHPDLKVLPKKPSQLELGHLPRTSSEPEFSSLPRKFLKPQHGKFFQPDFPKGLPRKPKLPGSVSECSLPSAFAGSSPQFPLSPGYGVPGTPRWRSEDLQVQQLPRRRPLPSASSLGSPPVKPPLPPVPINIQSFRRGSATAIAVLKTGSSVTHFPSPKPQHISQNPDEIYELYDAVEATGDSSLSPRGRVQCVSHPVGTESLKGCFEHFRDEVQSTQQTTRWPQQNTEFRYMGQTGCYRAGLSSGTLDRAYFLLINTPMSGFSRKNATQPQQLPLTDPKLLKQIRKAEKAEREFRKKFKFEGEIVIHTKMMIDPNAKTRRGGGKHLGIRRGEILEVIEFTNKDEMLCRDPKGKYGYVPRIALLPLETEVYDDVSFWGMYSDSYRDACYHASVA, from the exons GGAAGCAATCAGGACTTCCGAAATCTCCAAGCTAAGTTCCAGGCTTCTCAGCAAGAGCCTGGAGAACCGTCCAGAAAAACCCTAAAACCTGAGTTCAACAAACTCCCGAAGAAGTTTCCGCAGACTGAATTAAGTGAGAAGGCCTCACAATCTGAGCTCAGTACAGTGTCCTTAAAACCCCTGCAGCTACGGTTTGCAGACCTCCCCAAGAAGACTTCGCAGTCAGAGGTTCTCAGAAAGTTGTCGCAGTCTGAGTTCACTGATCTACTCAAGAAGCCCCTACAATCTGAGCTCAAAGATCTTCCAAGGAAGCCTCTACATCCAGAGTTCACTGGTCTCAAGAAGCCCTCAGAGGCTGAGTTCACAGATTCCAAGAAGCCCCCACAGCCCCAGTTTGCCAGCCTCCCCAAACCCCCACAGCCTGAGTTCACTAATCTCCCCAAGAAGCTTCCCAAACCTGAGTTTGGCGAGCTCACCAATAAGTCTCCACAGCTTGAGGTGCCCCAGGAGCCTAGTGTACCTGCCCAGAAGCCCCTGAAACCTGAGCTCAGCAATCCTGCCAGGCCCCCAGTAGAGCTCAAACCTATTACATTCCCCAAGAAGTTCTGGCAGCCTGAGCCCAGTGAGGCCCCTCTGAAGTCCTTGCCATCTGAGTCCAGTACTTTTCCCAAGAAGCCACTGCAGCCTCAGGCTGCTGGTTTCTCTAGGAAGTCCCTGACACAGTCCAGCCAAATTCCTCCGACATCCCTCTCCAAGCCTGGGACCAGTGAGtttcacccccactccccacagtCTGACATCAGTACCTTTCCCAAGATGTCTCTGCAGTCTGAGTTCAATGAGAACTTCAAGAAGCCTCCACATCCTCAGGCCACTGGTTGCCCAAAGTATCCACAGCAGCCCATGTCCTATGAGGTCCCCCAGACACCCCCCTGGAAGCCTGAGTCATACAATCTCCCATCTTACTCCCCACAGTCAGACTTCCATGCATTTTCCAAAAAACATCCACAGCTCCAGCTAAGTGACCTTACCAGGACATCCTCAGAGCCTGAAGTCCGAAAAGCCCCTAAGAAGCCTCAGCACCCAGACCTCAAAGTGCTTCCTAAAAAGCCCTCACAGCTGGAACTGGGTCATCTCCCTAGAACATCCTCAGAGCCTGAGTTCAGCTCACTCCCCAGGAAGTTTCTGAAGCCTCAACATGGCAAGTTCTTCCAGCCTGACTTTCCCAAGGGTCTGCCCAGAAAGCCCAAGCTTCCTGGTTCAGTATCGGAGtgctctctgccctctgcctttgcGGGCTCCAGCCCCCAGTTCCCCCTCAGCCCTGGTTATGGAGTCCCTGGGACACCCCGCTGGAGATCAGAAGACTTGCAAGTCCAGCAACTGCCCCGGAGGCGGCCTCTGCCCTCAGCCAGCAGCCTGGGATCCCCTCCAGTCAAGCCCCCATTACCGCCTGTTCCCATCAATATCCAAAGCTTCCGGAGAGGCTCAGCAACAGCCATAG CTGTACTGAAGACCGGCTCTTCTGTGACCCACTTCCCATCCCCAAAACCTCAACATATCTCACA GAACCCGGACGAGATCTATGAACTGTATGATGCTGTAGAGGCCACAGGCGACTCTAGTCTCAGCCCCAGAGGCAGAG TGCAATgtgtgagccatcctgtgggcACAGAGTCTCTCAAAGGCTGTTTTGAGCATTTCAGAG ATGAAGTGCAGTCTACCCAGCAAACCACCAGATGGCCTCAGCAGAACACAGAGTTCAGGTACATGGGGCAAACAGGGTGTTACAGGGCTGGGCTAAGCTCTGGGACTCTTGATAGGGCATACTTCTTACTTATAAATACCCCAATGTCTGGGTTTTCCAGGAAGAATGCCACTCAGCCACAGCAGCTGCCACTCACAGACCCCAAGTTGCTGAAACAgatcaggaaggcagagaaagctgAAAGAGAGTTTAGAAAGAAGTTCAAG TTTGAAGGTGAGATCGTGATTCACACAAAGATGATGATTGATCCCAATGCCAAGACCCGGCGTGGTGGTGGTAAGCACCTGGGCATCCGGCGTGGAGAAATCCTGGAGGTGATCGAGTTTACTAACAAGGATGAGATGCTGTGCCGGGACCCCAAGGGCAAGT ATGGCTATGTACCCAGGATTGCACTGTTGCCCTT GGAAACAGAAGTATATGATGACGTCAGCTTCTGGGGTATGTACAGTGACTCCTATAGGGATGCTTGTTATCATGCTTCTGTGGCATAG
- the Pram1 gene encoding PML-RARA-regulated adapter molecule 1 isoform X3, translating to MRPQGSNQDFRNLQAKFQASQQEPGEPSRKTLKPEFNKLPKKFPQTELSEKASQSELSTVSLKPLQLRFADLPKKTSQSEVLRKLSQSEFTDLLKKPLQSELKDLPRKPLHPEFTGLKKPSEAEFTDSKKPPQPQFASLPKPPQPEFTNLPKKLPKPEFGELTNKSPQLEVPQEPSVPAQKPLKPELSNPARPPVELKPITFPKKFWQPEPSEAPLKSLPSESSTFPKKPLQPQAAGFSRKSLTQSSQIPPTSLSKPGTSEFHPHSPQSDISTFPKMSLQSEFNENFKKPPHPQATGCPKYPQQPMSYEVPQTPPWKPESYNLPSYSPQSDFHAFSKKHPQLQLSDLTRTSSEPEVRKAPKKPQHPDLKVLPKKPSQLELGHLPRTSSEPEFSSLPRKFLKPQHGKFFQPDFPKGLPRKPKLPGSVSECSLPSAFAGSSPQFPLSPGYGVPGTPRWRSEDLQVQQLPRRRPLPSASSLGSPPVKPPLPPVPINIQSFRRGSATAIAVLKTGSSVTHFPSPKPQHISQNPDEIYELYDAVEATGDSSLSPRGRVQCVSHPVGTESLKGCFEHFRDEVQSTQQTTRWPQQNTEFRYMGQTGCYRAGLSSGTLDRAYFLLINTPMSGFSRKNATQPQQLPLTDPKLLKQIRKAEKAEREFRKKFKFEGEIVIHTKMMIDPNAKTRRGGGKHLGIRRGEILEVIEFTNKDEMLCRDPKGKYGYVPRIALLPLETEVYDDVSFWDPLDTQPFPQGQ from the exons GGAAGCAATCAGGACTTCCGAAATCTCCAAGCTAAGTTCCAGGCTTCTCAGCAAGAGCCTGGAGAACCGTCCAGAAAAACCCTAAAACCTGAGTTCAACAAACTCCCGAAGAAGTTTCCGCAGACTGAATTAAGTGAGAAGGCCTCACAATCTGAGCTCAGTACAGTGTCCTTAAAACCCCTGCAGCTACGGTTTGCAGACCTCCCCAAGAAGACTTCGCAGTCAGAGGTTCTCAGAAAGTTGTCGCAGTCTGAGTTCACTGATCTACTCAAGAAGCCCCTACAATCTGAGCTCAAAGATCTTCCAAGGAAGCCTCTACATCCAGAGTTCACTGGTCTCAAGAAGCCCTCAGAGGCTGAGTTCACAGATTCCAAGAAGCCCCCACAGCCCCAGTTTGCCAGCCTCCCCAAACCCCCACAGCCTGAGTTCACTAATCTCCCCAAGAAGCTTCCCAAACCTGAGTTTGGCGAGCTCACCAATAAGTCTCCACAGCTTGAGGTGCCCCAGGAGCCTAGTGTACCTGCCCAGAAGCCCCTGAAACCTGAGCTCAGCAATCCTGCCAGGCCCCCAGTAGAGCTCAAACCTATTACATTCCCCAAGAAGTTCTGGCAGCCTGAGCCCAGTGAGGCCCCTCTGAAGTCCTTGCCATCTGAGTCCAGTACTTTTCCCAAGAAGCCACTGCAGCCTCAGGCTGCTGGTTTCTCTAGGAAGTCCCTGACACAGTCCAGCCAAATTCCTCCGACATCCCTCTCCAAGCCTGGGACCAGTGAGtttcacccccactccccacagtCTGACATCAGTACCTTTCCCAAGATGTCTCTGCAGTCTGAGTTCAATGAGAACTTCAAGAAGCCTCCACATCCTCAGGCCACTGGTTGCCCAAAGTATCCACAGCAGCCCATGTCCTATGAGGTCCCCCAGACACCCCCCTGGAAGCCTGAGTCATACAATCTCCCATCTTACTCCCCACAGTCAGACTTCCATGCATTTTCCAAAAAACATCCACAGCTCCAGCTAAGTGACCTTACCAGGACATCCTCAGAGCCTGAAGTCCGAAAAGCCCCTAAGAAGCCTCAGCACCCAGACCTCAAAGTGCTTCCTAAAAAGCCCTCACAGCTGGAACTGGGTCATCTCCCTAGAACATCCTCAGAGCCTGAGTTCAGCTCACTCCCCAGGAAGTTTCTGAAGCCTCAACATGGCAAGTTCTTCCAGCCTGACTTTCCCAAGGGTCTGCCCAGAAAGCCCAAGCTTCCTGGTTCAGTATCGGAGtgctctctgccctctgcctttgcGGGCTCCAGCCCCCAGTTCCCCCTCAGCCCTGGTTATGGAGTCCCTGGGACACCCCGCTGGAGATCAGAAGACTTGCAAGTCCAGCAACTGCCCCGGAGGCGGCCTCTGCCCTCAGCCAGCAGCCTGGGATCCCCTCCAGTCAAGCCCCCATTACCGCCTGTTCCCATCAATATCCAAAGCTTCCGGAGAGGCTCAGCAACAGCCATAG CTGTACTGAAGACCGGCTCTTCTGTGACCCACTTCCCATCCCCAAAACCTCAACATATCTCACA GAACCCGGACGAGATCTATGAACTGTATGATGCTGTAGAGGCCACAGGCGACTCTAGTCTCAGCCCCAGAGGCAGAG TGCAATgtgtgagccatcctgtgggcACAGAGTCTCTCAAAGGCTGTTTTGAGCATTTCAGAG ATGAAGTGCAGTCTACCCAGCAAACCACCAGATGGCCTCAGCAGAACACAGAGTTCAGGTACATGGGGCAAACAGGGTGTTACAGGGCTGGGCTAAGCTCTGGGACTCTTGATAGGGCATACTTCTTACTTATAAATACCCCAATGTCTGGGTTTTCCAGGAAGAATGCCACTCAGCCACAGCAGCTGCCACTCACAGACCCCAAGTTGCTGAAACAgatcaggaaggcagagaaagctgAAAGAGAGTTTAGAAAGAAGTTCAAG TTTGAAGGTGAGATCGTGATTCACACAAAGATGATGATTGATCCCAATGCCAAGACCCGGCGTGGTGGTGGTAAGCACCTGGGCATCCGGCGTGGAGAAATCCTGGAGGTGATCGAGTTTACTAACAAGGATGAGATGCTGTGCCGGGACCCCAAGGGCAAGT ATGGCTATGTACCCAGGATTGCACTGTTGCCCTT GGAAACAGAAGTATATGATGACGTCAGCTTCTGGG ACCCTCTGGACACCCAACCGTTTCCTCAGGGACAGTAA